One Triticum dicoccoides isolate Atlit2015 ecotype Zavitan chromosome 4B, WEW_v2.0, whole genome shotgun sequence genomic window carries:
- the LOC119290835 gene encoding laccase-10-like → MVRAGIAPPICETSALQIDQRVGRTMGAHRLALLVFLAALPQLLLAGTTRYYTFNVTMQKVTRLCTTRAIPTVNGKFPGPKIVTREGDRIVVKVVNNVKHNVTIHWHGVRQLRTGWSDGPAYITQCPVQTGQSYVYNFTITGQRGTLFWHAHVSWIRATLYGPIIILPKSGVPFPFPKPYKDVPVVFGEWFNADPEAIIAQALQTGGGPNVSEAYTINGLPGPLYNCSSKDTFKLKVQPGKWYLLRLINAALNDELFFSIANHTLTVVDVDAAYVKPFDTDVVLVTPGQTTNVLLLAKPDDGSPAATHLMLARPYATGRVGTYDNTTVAAILEYAPAGHIKSRPLLWPTLPVFNDTAFAANYSAKLRSLASPDYPARVPMRVDRPFFFTVGLGTTPCPTYQGCNGPTNDTKFSASMNNVSFNMPTTALLKAHYDGNTAGVYTSDFPTTPSEPFNYTGTPPNNTNVSNGTKVVVLPYNTSVEVVLQDTSIQGAESHPLHLHGFDFFVVGQGVGNYDPSSHPAGFNLLDPVQRNTVGVPAGGWVAIRFYADNPGVWFMHCHLEVHTSWGLKMAWVVNDGPLPDQKLMPPPSDLPVC, encoded by the exons ATGGTACGAGCGGGCATCGCTCCTCCCATTTGCGAAACATCTGCATTGCAGATCGATCAAAGGGTTGGGAGGACAATGGGGGCACACCGCCTCGCACTGCTCGTGTTCCTTGCCGCCTTGCCACAGCTGCTGCTCGCCGGCACGACCAGATACTACACCTTCAAT GTGACAATGCAGAAGGTGACACGGCTATGCACCACCCGCGCCATCCCGACGGTGAACGGCAAGTTCCCCGGCCCGAAAATCGTCACAAGGGAAGGCGACCGCATTGTCGTCAAGGTGGTTAACAATGTGAAGCACAACGTTACCATCCACTG GCACGGGGTGAGGCAACTGCGGACAGGGTGGTCGGACGGGCCGGCATACATCACGCAGTGCCCGGTCCAGACGGGGCAGAGCTACGTGTACAACTTCACCATCACCGGGCAGAGAGGCACACTGTTCTGGCACGCCCACGTCTCCTGGATACGCGCCACGCTCTACGGCCCCATCATCATCCTCCCCAAGTCCGGCGTGCCGTTCCCCTTCCCAAAACCCTACAAGGACGTCCCCGTCGTCTTCGGCGAGTGGTTTAATGCGGATCCCGAGGCGATCATAGCTCAGGCGCTGCAGACTGGTGGAGGCCCAAACGTCTCCGAGGCCTACACCATCAACGGGCTTCCAGGCCCACTCTACAACTGCTCGAGCAAAG ACACGTTCAAGCTGAAGGTACAGCCAGGCAAGTGGTACCTGCTCCGGCTGATTAACGCTGCGCTCAACGACGAGCTTTTCTTCTCGATCGCCAACCACACGCTCACCGTCGTCGACGTCGACGCGGCCTACGTCAAGCCGTTCGACACGGACGTAGTCCTCGTCACGCCGGGGCAGACCACCAACGTGCTCCTCCTAGCCAAACCGGACGACGGCTCCCCGGCCGCCACACACCTCATGCTGGCGCGCCCCTACGCCACGGGACGCGTTGGCACCTATGACAACACCACCGTCGCGGCCATCCTCGAGTACGCGCCGGCGGGACACATCAAGAGCCGCCCGCTCTTATGGCCAACGCTGCCGGTGTTCAACGACACGGCGTTCGCCGCCAACTACAGCGCCAAGCTCCGGAGCCTCGCCAGCCCGGACTACCCGGCCAGGGTGCCGATGCGGGTAGACCGGCCCTTCTTCTTCACCGTGGGACTCGGCACGACCCCGTGCCCGACGTACCAAGGGTGCAACGGGCCTACCAACGACACCAAGTTCTCGGCGTCCATGAACAACGTGTCCTTCAACATGCCCACGACGGCGCTCCTGAAGGCGCACTACGACGGCAACACCGCCGGCGTGTACACGTCGGACTTCCCCACCACGCCGTCGGAGCCGTTCAACTACACCGGCACGCCGCCCAACAACACGAACGTATCGAACGGGACGAAGGTGGTGGTGCTGCCGTATAACACGAGCGTGGAGGTGGTGCTGCAAGACACGAGCATCCAGGGCGCCGAGAGCCACCCGCTGCACCTGCACGGGTTCGACTTCTTTGTTGTGGGGCAAGGCGTCGGCAACTACGACCCGTCCAGCCATCCTGCCGGGTTCAACCTGCTCGATCCCGTGCAGAGGAACACCGTCGGCGTCCCGGCCGGAGGCTGGGTCGCCATCAGGTTCTACGCTGATAACCCTG GTGTATGGTTCATGCATTGCCATCTTGAGGTGCACACGAGCTGGGGCCTGAAGATGGCATGGGTGGTCAACGATGGTCCGTTGCCTGACCAGAAGCTGATGCCTCCGCCGTCCGATCTACCCGTCTGTTAG